Proteins from a genomic interval of Nitrospina gracilis Nb-211:
- a CDS encoding flagellin N-terminal helical domain-containing protein, with translation MAIRIFNNIPSLTAQRLLGVNNSRLAQSIERISSGLRINRGADDPAGLALSEKLRGDIRALTQALRNANDGVSMINVAEAGLGETADMLIRIKELAAQAATGTLGDTERATLQIEFDQLRAEINRISSATNFNGQKLLDGSMSAGATNPVVIQIGIDSSSDSRFDLNAEVDLDAINTSTLGISSIAVTTMAFTGLQEINITAVANALTALELIGTALDTVSTARGKIGAVQNRLVRTINNLSITIENVQAAESQIRDADIAQEIANLTRNQILVQASTAMVGQANLIPQTVLQLLQ, from the coding sequence ATGGCAATCCGGATTTTCAACAACATTCCGTCACTGACGGCGCAACGCCTGCTGGGTGTCAACAACAGCAGGCTGGCGCAGTCGATCGAGCGCATCTCCTCGGGCCTGCGCATCAACCGCGGCGCCGACGACCCGGCGGGACTCGCTCTCTCAGAAAAACTGCGCGGCGACATCCGCGCACTGACCCAGGCACTGCGCAACGCCAACGACGGCGTTTCCATGATCAACGTCGCCGAGGCCGGGCTGGGCGAAACCGCCGACATGCTGATCCGCATCAAGGAACTCGCGGCGCAGGCGGCCACCGGCACGTTGGGCGATACCGAGCGCGCCACCCTGCAGATCGAGTTCGATCAGCTCCGCGCCGAAATCAACCGCATCTCCAGCGCCACCAATTTCAACGGACAAAAACTGCTCGACGGCTCCATGAGCGCCGGCGCCACCAATCCGGTCGTCATTCAAATCGGCATCGACTCGTCTTCGGACAGCCGATTTGATCTCAACGCGGAAGTGGACCTGGACGCCATCAACACCTCGACCTTGGGCATCAGCTCCATTGCCGTCACCACCATGGCGTTCACCGGCTTGCAGGAAATCAATATCACCGCCGTAGCCAATGCATTGACCGCACTGGAGTTGATAGGCACCGCTTTGGATACTGTATCCACGGCGCGCGGCAAGATCGGTGCGGTGCAGAACCGTCTGGTGCGGACCATCAACAACCTGTCCATTACCATTGAGAACGTGCAGGCCGCCGAATCGCAGATCCGCGACGCGGACATTGCGCAAGAAATCGCCAACCTGACCCGCAACCAGATCCTGGTGCAGGCTTCGACGGCGATGGTGGGTCAGGCCAATCTGATTCCGCAGACGGTCCTGCAATTGCTCCAGTAA
- a CDS encoding flagellin N-terminal helical domain-containing protein — protein sequence MAIRIFNNIPSLTAQRLLGVNNSRLAQSIERISSGLRINRGADDPAGLALSEKLRGDIRALTQALRNANDGVSMINVAEAGLGETADMLIRIKELAAQAATGTLGDTERATLQIEFDQLRAEINRISSATNFNGQKLLDGSMSAGATNPVVIQIGIDSSSDSRFDLNAEVDLDAINTSTLGISALAGTALSITSVANALTTLEAITTALDTVSTARGKIGAVQNRLVRTINNLSVTIENVQAAESQIRDADIAEEIANLTRNQILVEASTAMVGQANLIPQSVLQLLQ from the coding sequence ATGGCAATTCGGATTTTCAACAACATTCCGTCACTGACGGCGCAACGCCTGCTGGGTGTCAACAACAGCAGGCTGGCGCAGTCGATCGAGCGCATCTCCTCGGGCCTGCGCATCAACCGCGGCGCCGACGACCCGGCGGGACTCGCTCTCTCAGAAAAACTGCGCGGCGACATCCGCGCACTGACCCAGGCACTGCGCAACGCCAACGACGGCGTTTCCATGATCAACGTCGCCGAGGCCGGGCTGGGCGAAACCGCCGACATGCTGATCCGCATCAAGGAACTCGCGGCGCAGGCGGCCACCGGCACGTTGGGCGATACCGAGCGCGCCACCCTGCAGATCGAGTTCGATCAGCTCCGCGCCGAAATCAACCGCATCTCCAGCGCCACCAATTTCAACGGACAAAAACTGCTCGACGGCTCCATGAGCGCCGGCGCCACCAATCCGGTCGTCATTCAAATCGGCATCGACTCGTCTTCGGACAGCCGATTTGATCTCAACGCGGAAGTGGACCTGGACGCCATCAACACCTCGACCTTGGGCATCAGCGCTCTGGCGGGCACCGCCTTATCCATCACGTCGGTGGCCAACGCGTTGACCACGCTGGAGGCGATCACCACGGCTTTGGATACCGTATCCACGGCGCGCGGCAAGATCGGTGCGGTGCAGAACCGGCTGGTGCGGACCATCAACAACCTGTCCGTCACCATTGAAAACGTGCAGGCGGCCGAATCGCAGATCCGCGACGCGGACATTGCGGAAGAAATCGCCAACCTGACCCGCAACCAGATCCTCGTGGAAGCCTCCACGGCGATGGTGGGCCAGGCCAACCTGATTCCGCAAAGCGTCTTGCAGTTGCTCCAATAA
- a CDS encoding ABC transporter permease: protein MKQSLWIAKRELNAFFQSPIFYVVTTVFLALYSWMFYSLLALFGAQSFQAPQFQQMGQILNVNQFVIEPSLANMSVILLFIIPLITMRAFAEEKKNKTFPLLLSSPVHMREIIAGKFLGCLCVVAVMLLLSSYSVIFILFMGSPEVGPILSGYLGILLMAACYISLGIFASSLTDNQIIAAVISFGFILFMWIIGWAAQSAGPQLGELLNYISLVSHMESFLQGVIDSSDVAYYLSFIAFGLFLTYRVVESRRWS from the coding sequence ATGAAGCAATCGCTGTGGATCGCAAAACGGGAACTGAACGCGTTTTTCCAGTCGCCCATATTTTATGTGGTGACCACGGTGTTCCTTGCGCTTTACAGCTGGATGTTTTACAGCCTCCTCGCCCTGTTCGGAGCGCAGAGTTTTCAGGCGCCGCAGTTCCAGCAGATGGGGCAGATCCTGAACGTCAATCAGTTCGTCATTGAGCCGTCGCTGGCCAACATGTCGGTCATCCTGCTGTTCATCATTCCGCTGATCACCATGCGCGCCTTCGCCGAAGAAAAAAAGAACAAGACGTTTCCCCTGCTGTTATCCTCTCCGGTCCACATGCGCGAGATCATCGCGGGCAAGTTTCTGGGATGCCTGTGCGTGGTGGCGGTGATGTTGCTGTTGTCTTCCTACTCGGTGATCTTCATCCTCTTTATGGGTTCGCCGGAAGTCGGCCCGATCCTTTCCGGCTACCTGGGTATCCTGCTGATGGCCGCGTGTTACATCTCGCTCGGCATCTTCGCCTCGTCTCTGACCGACAACCAGATCATCGCCGCAGTGATCAGCTTCGGCTTCATTCTGTTCATGTGGATCATCGGCTGGGCGGCGCAGTCCGCGGGGCCGCAACTGGGTGAACTGCTCAATTACATCTCTCTGGTCAGCCACATGGAGTCGTTCCTGCAGGGGGTGATCGATTCCAGCGACGTGGCCTATTACCTGTCGTTCATCGCCTTCGGTCTGTTTCTGACGTACCGGGTGGTGGAATCGCGGAGGTGGAGCTGA
- a CDS encoding macro domain-containing protein, with protein sequence MKLKINQSEIELQKGDITESDTDAVVNAANSNLTLGAGVAGAIRTKGGPLIQEECRLLGHCPVGEAVITSGGNLKADYVIHAVGPRYGEGGEDEKLRSATLSSLRLADDHLLTSISFPAISTGVFGFPIQDCARIMLSATEGYLSGKTGLRRVRFVLFDAKSLEVFEKQLSSMAEG encoded by the coding sequence ATGAAACTCAAGATCAATCAATCCGAAATCGAACTGCAAAAAGGCGACATCACCGAAAGCGACACCGACGCCGTCGTCAATGCCGCCAATTCCAATTTAACGCTCGGCGCGGGCGTGGCCGGGGCCATCCGCACCAAGGGCGGTCCGCTCATTCAGGAGGAATGCAGGCTCCTCGGACACTGCCCGGTGGGCGAGGCCGTCATCACCTCGGGCGGCAACCTGAAAGCCGACTACGTGATCCACGCCGTCGGCCCGCGATACGGCGAAGGTGGCGAAGATGAAAAGCTCCGCAGCGCCACGCTGAGCAGTCTGCGCCTGGCGGACGACCACCTGCTCACCTCCATCTCCTTTCCCGCCATCAGCACCGGCGTGTTCGGTTTTCCCATTCAGGACTGCGCCCGCATCATGCTCTCCGCTACGGAGGGATACCTGTCCGGCAAAACCGGACTGCGCCGGGTCCGGTTCGTGCTGTTCGACGCCAAGAGCCTCGAAGTCTTTGAAAAACAACTTTCTTCGATGGCAGAGGGCTGA
- a CDS encoding cytidylyltransferase domain-containing protein: MTPAAIVYTPAVPETDPGHALNLLEGVPLAQHVLTRLRGSDRIDRIALLTGEAGPNDRLAQVAEAMEAGFVTASVPNSPGAWVQAAQELGADQIIPIGANQPLIDVELLDALVKEHHKSRADYTITSDYIPPGTGAPVIRLEACRTLAEADASVLNLRALLAALEDPARSFTSATTRAPWYLRNINVRLIVETPKDHELLGMLYAKYWKDSGTVALDEVIYFLSQNPGIAGYNLT, encoded by the coding sequence ATGACCCCCGCCGCCATCGTTTACACCCCCGCCGTACCGGAAACCGACCCCGGCCATGCTCTCAACCTGCTCGAAGGGGTGCCGCTGGCCCAGCACGTGCTGACACGCCTGCGTGGATCGGACCGCATCGACCGCATTGCCCTGCTGACCGGCGAGGCGGGACCCAACGACCGACTGGCGCAAGTAGCGGAAGCCATGGAAGCGGGGTTCGTCACTGCCTCCGTCCCGAATTCGCCGGGAGCCTGGGTGCAGGCGGCGCAAGAACTGGGTGCGGACCAGATCATCCCCATCGGCGCCAACCAGCCGTTGATCGATGTGGAACTGCTCGATGCCCTCGTGAAAGAACACCATAAATCCCGCGCCGATTATACCATCACTTCCGATTACATTCCGCCCGGCACCGGTGCACCGGTGATCCGTCTGGAGGCATGCCGCACACTGGCCGAAGCAGACGCGTCTGTTTTAAATTTGCGCGCGTTGCTCGCCGCGCTGGAAGATCCGGCGCGCTCATTCACCTCCGCCACCACCCGTGCCCCCTGGTACCTGCGCAACATCAACGTGCGCCTGATCGTGGAAACGCCGAAGGACCACGAACTGCTGGGCATGCTGTACGCCAAATATTGGAAGGATTCCGGAACCGTGGCGCTGGACGAAGTCATTTACTTTCTCAGCCAGAACCCGGGCATCGCCGGCTACAACCTGACCTGA
- the dut gene encoding dUTP diphosphatase, translating into MTEPSAICRVQGEPLPAYAHPGDAGADLHAAADDVIPARGRKLVGTGIRIALPAGHVGLIWPRSGLAVKQGIDCGAGVIDSQYRGEVRVLLFNHSDEDVPVKKGDRIAQLLVQKVERVDFTPVEDLDETARGANGFGSSG; encoded by the coding sequence ATGACAGAACCGTCGGCCATATGCCGGGTACAGGGTGAACCCTTGCCGGCTTACGCCCACCCCGGCGACGCCGGGGCGGACCTGCATGCCGCCGCGGATGACGTCATTCCCGCGCGTGGCCGCAAGCTGGTAGGCACCGGCATCCGCATTGCCCTGCCCGCCGGACACGTCGGGCTCATCTGGCCTCGCAGTGGACTCGCCGTGAAACAGGGCATCGACTGCGGCGCCGGGGTCATCGACTCCCAATACCGTGGCGAGGTGCGGGTCCTTCTGTTCAATCATTCCGATGAGGACGTGCCCGTAAAAAAAGGCGACCGTATCGCCCAACTTCTGGTACAAAAGGTGGAACGGGTGGATTTTACCCCGGTAGAGGACCTGGATGAGACGGCCCGCGGGGCCAACGGGTTTGGTTCCAGTGGATGA
- a CDS encoding S66 peptidase family protein: MTKTRLTRPKKLKQGDAVGVVAPAGPVDPEHLEKGLRVIRGMGFQPVLGESVTARNGFLAGTDADRARDLMAMFEDPEIKGIFCARGGYGVNRVLPLLKPKIIQANPKAVVGSSDITLLLLYLMQKCSLIGFHGPMVAGSFGCRPMTLSKTQFRKTLTGTPGTGTLTAPHARVLRPGKARGKLTGGCLTLLCRSLRTPYEIQTDGHLLVIEDVNEPAYRIDGMLWQLKTAGKFKNVQGIVFGEMVQCSAGPNGTGRLDDVFLDALQDTSFPILTHCPVGHGNEMWTLPWGVEAVLNTESRSLEIKGRALA, from the coding sequence ATGACAAAAACCCGGTTGACGCGCCCGAAAAAACTGAAGCAGGGAGACGCCGTTGGCGTTGTGGCTCCGGCGGGGCCGGTGGACCCCGAACATCTCGAAAAGGGATTGCGCGTGATCCGGGGCATGGGGTTCCAGCCCGTGTTGGGAGAAAGCGTCACCGCCCGCAACGGGTTTCTGGCCGGAACGGATGCGGACCGCGCACGGGACCTGATGGCGATGTTCGAGGATCCCGAGATAAAAGGCATATTCTGCGCGCGCGGAGGCTACGGCGTCAACCGCGTTTTGCCTCTGCTCAAGCCAAAGATCATCCAGGCGAACCCGAAGGCGGTGGTGGGGTCGAGCGACATCACGCTGTTGCTTCTATATCTTATGCAGAAGTGTTCGCTGATCGGGTTTCATGGCCCCATGGTGGCGGGCAGTTTCGGTTGCCGGCCGATGACCCTCTCCAAAACCCAGTTTCGCAAAACATTGACGGGCACCCCCGGTACCGGGACGCTCACCGCCCCGCACGCGCGGGTGCTCCGGCCGGGAAAGGCGCGGGGCAAACTCACCGGGGGCTGTCTCACGCTCCTTTGCCGGTCGCTCCGCACCCCGTATGAAATCCAGACCGACGGCCACCTGCTGGTGATCGAGGATGTCAACGAACCCGCTTACCGCATCGACGGCATGCTGTGGCAGTTGAAGACGGCGGGCAAGTTCAAAAATGTGCAGGGCATCGTCTTCGGTGAGATGGTGCAATGCAGTGCGGGGCCCAATGGCACGGGCCGGCTGGACGACGTGTTTCTCGATGCCTTGCAGGACACCTCGTTTCCCATTCTCACCCACTGTCCGGTGGGCCACGGCAACGAGATGTGGACCCTGCCCTGGGGCGTGGAGGCCGTGCTCAACACCGAATCCCGGTCGCTGGAAATCAAGGGCCGCGCCCTCGCCTGA
- a CDS encoding ABC transporter ATP-binding protein yields the protein MIEVEHLAKSYGPRSAIHDLTFQVNQGEVVGFLGPNGAGKTTTMNILCCILPASSGTARVCGFDIFEQSYEIRKRIGYLPETPPLYQDMVVSKYLAFAAGLRGVPKKQIASAVDRVLGQCHIRDVQDRIIGRLSKGYQQRIGLAQAMIHDPEILILDEPTIGLDPIQIIEIRKLIQELGKSHTILLSSHILPEVTQICQRVIIIHEGRIAAMDTLDGLNASLRHSNRLELRVRNADNGIASKLEALDQVSAVQTDGANRFFIDSISSQPVQDDVARLVLDQGWGLEELKPVSMTLEDIFLKLTTEEKLDTTS from the coding sequence ATGATAGAGGTTGAACATCTGGCCAAATCGTACGGTCCCCGGTCAGCCATTCACGACCTCACATTTCAAGTCAACCAGGGGGAAGTGGTCGGTTTTTTAGGACCCAACGGCGCCGGAAAAACCACGACCATGAATATCCTCTGTTGCATTCTTCCCGCTTCCAGCGGCACGGCGCGGGTGTGCGGATTCGACATCTTCGAGCAGTCCTACGAAATCCGCAAACGCATCGGTTACCTGCCGGAGACGCCGCCCCTGTACCAGGACATGGTGGTGTCGAAATACCTCGCCTTCGCCGCGGGCCTGCGCGGTGTGCCGAAAAAACAAATCGCCTCCGCCGTGGACCGGGTGCTGGGACAATGCCACATTCGCGACGTGCAGGACCGCATCATCGGCCGCCTTTCGAAGGGCTACCAGCAACGCATCGGCCTGGCGCAGGCGATGATCCACGATCCGGAAATCCTCATCCTCGACGAGCCGACCATCGGCCTCGATCCCATCCAGATCATCGAGATCCGCAAACTCATTCAGGAACTGGGCAAATCGCACACGATTCTTTTGAGCTCGCACATCCTGCCGGAAGTGACGCAGATCTGCCAGCGCGTCATCATCATTCACGAAGGCAGGATCGCCGCGATGGACACGCTCGACGGCCTCAACGCATCGCTCCGACACAGCAACCGGCTGGAGTTGAGAGTGCGCAACGCGGACAACGGCATCGCCTCCAAACTGGAAGCGCTGGACCAGGTCTCCGCAGTGCAGACGGACGGGGCCAACCGGTTTTTTATCGACAGCATATCCAGCCAGCCGGTGCAGGACGACGTGGCGCGGCTGGTGCTGGACCAGGGCTGGGGCCTTGAAGAATTGAAGCCGGTGTCGATGACGCTGGAAGATATTTTCCTGAAACTGACCACCGAAGAAAAACTGGATACGACGTCATGA
- a CDS encoding flagellin N-terminal helical domain-containing protein has translation MAIRIFNNIPSLTAQRLLGVNNSRLAQSIERISSGLRINRGADDPAGLALSEKLRGDIRALTQALRNANDGVSMINVAEAGLGETADMLIRIKELAAQAATGTLGDTERATLQIEFDQLRAEITRISSATNFNGQKLLDGSMASGAASPIVIQIGIDATSDSRFNLNEQVDLTAMNTSVLGLDNLSITAVAEALTVLEAITTAIETVSTARGKIGAVQNRLVRTINNLSVTIENVQAAESQIRDADIAEEIANLTRNQILVQASTAMVGQANLIPQTVLQLLQ, from the coding sequence ATGGCAATCCGGATTTTCAACAACATTCCGTCACTGACGGCGCAACGCCTGCTGGGTGTCAACAACAGCAGGCTGGCGCAGTCGATCGAGCGCATCTCCTCGGGCCTGCGCATCAACCGCGGCGCCGACGACCCGGCGGGACTCGCTCTCTCAGAAAAACTGCGCGGCGACATCCGCGCACTGACCCAGGCACTGCGCAACGCCAACGACGGCGTTTCCATGATCAACGTCGCCGAGGCCGGGCTGGGCGAAACCGCCGACATGCTGATCCGCATCAAGGAACTCGCGGCGCAGGCGGCCACCGGCACGTTGGGCGACACCGAGCGCGCCACCCTGCAGATCGAGTTCGATCAGCTCCGCGCCGAAATCACCCGTATCTCCAGCGCCACCAATTTCAACGGGCAAAAACTGCTCGACGGCTCGATGGCCTCCGGCGCCGCTTCTCCGATTGTCATCCAGATCGGCATCGATGCCACATCAGACAGCCGCTTCAACTTGAATGAACAAGTCGATCTCACCGCGATGAATACCAGCGTGCTGGGACTGGACAATCTGAGCATCACCGCCGTCGCCGAGGCCCTGACCGTGCTGGAAGCGATCACCACCGCGATCGAAACCGTATCCACGGCACGCGGCAAGATCGGTGCGGTGCAGAACCGGCTGGTGCGGACCATCAACAACCTGTCCGTAACTATTGAGAACGTGCAGGCGGCCGAGTCGCAGATCCGCGACGCGGACATTGCGGAAGAAATCGCCAACCTGACCCGCAACCAGATCCTGGTGCAGGCTTCGACGGCGATGGTGGGCCAGGCCAACCTGATTCCGCAGACGGTCCTGCAATTGCTCCAGTAA
- a CDS encoding GldG family protein, with protein MKRMTPYLAWIGIAFGALALLLYIVIPQFPVWPMTFFILSVLNLATFAIVDRHNLKRALRTRQAMYGMNAAVLVLVFTGILIFLNILAHRHKVRMDLTETGYYTLAPQTEKVLSNLTRPVKIMAFYQVDDPVKKEFVQLVDGFKQLSNQIEIEFIDPIQSPTLSNQYGLKTDRTVVLQSGPQQNKIENVTEESLLNGILSVTRDRQKTVYFVGGHGEKDIDDQEKAGFSKVREGLEKNNFKVSSLFLLQTESIPEDADLVVVAGPKKKLQDKEMKALEAFLQRGGSVFLLLDPQYDAGLKDFLGRWGVELKDDIVVDPNSLNLAIPIVQRFVKHAITQDFTMPVIFPLVRSTSPIETQGLTVTSLAFASDSSWSEVDYEGGKVEYDSAKDLKGNVPVAIVVTKPVAATKESGSKSESPEKKSSPKEPRLVVVGDSDFVANTTFSTYGNSDFFLNTASWLMEEEELISIRPHERKYSPLTLTRPQRNLVLVTGMVVLPMLTGVLGVRIWWKRRSL; from the coding sequence ATGAAACGAATGACGCCTTACCTTGCATGGATCGGCATCGCCTTTGGAGCCCTGGCGCTCCTGCTTTATATCGTGATCCCGCAGTTCCCGGTGTGGCCGATGACGTTCTTCATCCTGTCGGTGCTCAACCTCGCCACCTTCGCCATCGTGGACCGCCACAACCTGAAGCGCGCCCTGCGCACGCGCCAGGCCATGTACGGCATGAACGCGGCGGTGCTGGTGCTCGTGTTCACCGGCATCCTGATTTTCCTCAACATCCTCGCGCACCGGCACAAGGTCCGCATGGATTTGACGGAGACGGGATACTATACGCTGGCGCCACAAACGGAAAAGGTGCTGTCCAACCTCACGCGCCCGGTCAAGATCATGGCCTTCTATCAGGTGGACGATCCGGTCAAAAAAGAGTTCGTGCAACTCGTGGACGGATTCAAGCAACTTTCGAACCAGATCGAAATCGAATTCATCGATCCTATCCAAAGCCCGACGCTTTCCAATCAGTATGGTTTGAAAACCGACCGCACGGTGGTCCTGCAAAGCGGTCCGCAGCAGAATAAAATCGAAAACGTCACCGAAGAAAGCTTGCTGAACGGCATTTTGAGCGTCACCCGGGACCGGCAGAAAACAGTGTATTTCGTCGGCGGCCACGGAGAGAAGGACATTGACGATCAGGAAAAAGCGGGCTTCTCCAAGGTGCGTGAGGGACTGGAGAAAAACAATTTCAAGGTCAGCAGCCTGTTTCTGCTTCAAACCGAAAGCATTCCGGAAGACGCCGACCTCGTGGTCGTTGCCGGTCCCAAAAAGAAACTGCAGGACAAGGAAATGAAGGCGCTGGAAGCGTTCCTGCAACGGGGCGGTTCCGTGTTCCTTCTGCTCGATCCTCAATACGACGCGGGGCTCAAGGATTTTCTGGGCCGGTGGGGCGTGGAGTTGAAGGACGATATCGTGGTCGATCCCAATTCGCTGAACCTCGCCATCCCCATCGTGCAACGCTTCGTCAAACACGCCATCACCCAGGACTTCACCATGCCGGTCATCTTTCCCCTGGTGCGCTCCACCTCGCCCATCGAGACCCAGGGGTTGACGGTGACGTCCCTCGCCTTCGCTTCCGATAGCAGTTGGAGCGAGGTGGATTATGAAGGTGGCAAGGTGGAGTACGATTCCGCAAAGGACCTGAAGGGCAACGTGCCGGTAGCCATTGTCGTGACCAAACCGGTCGCGGCCACCAAGGAAAGCGGTTCCAAATCGGAATCGCCGGAGAAGAAATCGTCTCCCAAAGAACCGCGGCTGGTGGTGGTCGGCGATTCGGATTTCGTGGCCAACACCACGTTCTCCACGTACGGCAACAGTGATTTTTTTCTGAACACCGCATCGTGGTTGATGGAAGAAGAAGAACTCATTTCCATCCGGCCGCATGAAAGAAAATACAGCCCTCTGACTCTCACCCGCCCGCAACGGAACCTCGTGCTGGTAACGGGAATGGTGGTTCTGCCCATGCTGACGGGGGTGTTGGGCGTTCGCATCTGGTGGAAACGCCGTTCGCTATGA
- a CDS encoding DUF4340 domain-containing protein translates to MKFRGTLIWIAVFAALTAYVGLIELPSEKKEQEEKVRAEKLLLFKEGDVEKLMLKRGNTITQIRRLDKDSWQIEEPLQAKASRSAIDQLLYELETARHSRIVEKDPADLAPFGLDSPPLVITLHLKSGKTLSLELGNASPIGHSHYVKVGDAKAVYLSELDARIIDKSANDLRDRSLFSFSTADVQRFTLRYREETQTVSKEKETWQLSGKVNGLADSDEVLDFLSALQSADAVEFIDETPDALDIYGLTSPRIVLTADLKGKDDKPGRTLTLRVGNEHKKGQYYAQLSETGNVFTIAQHLVTTLSRNAITFLDKKLLTFEEKEIASITLKSEEETVVLQRQDGNKEKGESAWVLIQPENEAVNPAAVNSLLFDLKDVRVKEFVEAERLDLFGLKNSTQVVTVQAEGGQTVSIRLGNSNMQKDLYFAQRTSDNAVFALSAEDVGKIFRSLHDLRNRKLFSIDAEKAGRIVLEYPDQTFELIRNNGGKWSLVQPENIESVPDHIVRGIVWTLNNLEYESQGTPEKSNNGMGLESPALRLSVESADRKPLARLTVGNLLPNEDRRYAQVKGQSAWYSIKNRFLDEIPASVERFRAKAS, encoded by the coding sequence ATGAAGTTCCGGGGCACACTGATCTGGATCGCCGTGTTCGCCGCACTGACGGCCTACGTCGGGCTGATCGAACTGCCTTCCGAAAAAAAAGAGCAGGAAGAAAAAGTGCGCGCCGAAAAACTCCTGCTGTTCAAGGAAGGCGACGTCGAAAAGCTGATGCTGAAGCGCGGCAATACCATCACCCAAATCAGGCGCCTGGACAAAGACTCCTGGCAGATTGAAGAACCCCTGCAGGCCAAAGCCAGCCGGAGCGCCATCGACCAACTTCTCTATGAATTGGAGACGGCGCGGCACAGCCGCATCGTCGAAAAAGATCCCGCCGACCTCGCACCCTTTGGGCTGGACTCGCCCCCGCTGGTCATCACGCTTCATTTGAAAAGCGGCAAGACGTTATCACTTGAGCTCGGCAACGCCAGCCCCATCGGCCATTCCCACTATGTGAAAGTGGGGGACGCCAAAGCGGTGTACCTGTCGGAACTGGATGCCCGCATCATCGACAAGTCCGCCAATGACCTGCGCGACCGCAGTCTGTTCTCGTTCTCAACCGCCGACGTGCAACGGTTCACCCTGCGTTATCGGGAGGAAACGCAAACGGTTTCCAAGGAGAAAGAAACCTGGCAGCTTTCCGGAAAGGTGAACGGCCTTGCAGACTCCGACGAGGTGTTGGATTTCCTGAGCGCACTGCAATCGGCGGACGCGGTGGAGTTCATCGACGAGACGCCGGACGCATTGGACATTTACGGCCTGACATCGCCGCGCATCGTGCTCACCGCCGACCTGAAGGGCAAAGACGACAAGCCAGGACGCACCCTCACCCTTCGCGTAGGCAACGAACACAAAAAAGGCCAGTACTACGCACAGTTGAGCGAAACCGGCAACGTGTTCACCATCGCCCAGCACCTGGTCACCACCCTGTCGCGCAATGCCATCACTTTCCTCGATAAAAAACTGCTGACCTTCGAGGAAAAAGAAATCGCCTCGATTACGTTGAAGAGCGAAGAAGAAACCGTGGTGTTGCAACGCCAGGATGGAAACAAGGAGAAGGGTGAAAGCGCGTGGGTGCTGATCCAGCCGGAGAATGAAGCGGTGAATCCCGCCGCCGTCAACAGCCTGTTGTTCGACCTGAAAGACGTGCGCGTGAAAGAGTTTGTGGAAGCCGAGCGACTGGACCTGTTCGGCCTTAAAAATTCGACGCAGGTGGTGACAGTGCAGGCGGAGGGGGGCCAGACGGTGTCCATCCGCCTCGGCAATTCCAATATGCAGAAAGACCTGTATTTCGCCCAGCGCACTTCCGACAACGCCGTGTTTGCATTGAGCGCGGAGGACGTGGGCAAAATTTTCCGCAGTCTGCACGACCTGCGCAACCGCAAGCTGTTTTCCATCGATGCGGAAAAGGCCGGGCGCATCGTTCTCGAATATCCGGACCAGACGTTTGAATTGATCCGCAACAACGGCGGGAAATGGTCGCTCGTCCAGCCGGAGAACATCGAATCCGTTCCCGACCACATCGTCCGCGGCATCGTATGGACGCTCAACAACCTCGAATACGAATCACAGGGGACGCCCGAAAAGTCAAACAACGGGATGGGGCTGGAGTCGCCCGCCCTGCGCCTCAGCGTGGAATCCGCCGACCGCAAACCACTGGCCCGCCTCACCGTCGGCAACCTGCTTCCCAACGAAGACCGGCGTTACGCCCAGGTGAAGGGGCAGTCCGCCTGGTATTCCATCAAAAACCGGTTCCTGGACGAGATTCCAGCGAGCGTGGAGCGGTTCCGGGCCAAGGCGTCCTGA